Proteins from a single region of Eretmochelys imbricata isolate rEreImb1 chromosome 20, rEreImb1.hap1, whole genome shotgun sequence:
- the LOC144277479 gene encoding keratin, type II cytoskeletal 5-like isoform X4 gives MSRQSTVRCQSGKLGFSASSAIIPNSCRTSYSSHSVSRAGGCGAGAGRVVGGGNCFGSRSLYSVGGSKRISMAGSSGGFLCGAPGPVGFAGGAGYGFGFGGGIGRGYGLAGAGFGGGRVGLGFPVYPPGGIQEVTINQSLLTPLNLEVDPTIQRVRKEEKEQIKTLNNQFASFIDKVQFLEQQNRVLETKWSLLQEQEQKTVKNNIEPLFENYIGNLRRQLNNLMNERGRLEGDLNNMQNVVEDFKNKYEDEINRRTTAENDFVTLKKDVDSAYMNKVELDAKVDSLTDEINFLRALYEMELAQMQQQVSNTSVILSMDNNRDLDLDGIIAEVKAQYEEIANRSRAEAESWYQTKYEELQVTAGRHGDDLRNTKHEISELNRVIQRLRNEIDNVKRQCANLQAAIAEVEERGELALKDAKGKLAELEDALQKAKGDLARQLREYQELMNVKLALDIEIATYRKLLEGEESRLCGEGVGAMNISVVTSTVGGGSGNRSGVCIGGGSGLGIGGGSGLGIGDGSGLGMGGGLSVGGSSFSSGSGRGIGGLSLGGGSGSSVKFVSTTSSTRRSYKS, from the exons ATGTCTCGCCAATCCACTGTAAGGTGCCAGAGTGGGAAACTGGGCTTTAGTGCCTCTTCTGCCATCATCCCAAACAGCTGCCGCACCAGCTACAGCTCACATTCTGTATCCCGGGCCGGAGGTTGCGGCGCTGGTGCTGGAAGGGTTGTTGGTGGTGGCAATTGCTTTGGCAGCAGAAGCCTCTACAGCGTGGGTGGATCTAAAAGAATCTCCATGGCTGGCAGCAGTGGTGGCTTTCTGTGTGGCGCTCCAGGCCCAGTTGGTTTTGCTGGCGGCGCTGGCTACGGATTCGGTTTCGGTGGTGGAATAGGCAGGGGCTATGGGTTAGCTGGAGCTGGGTTTGGTGGCGGAAGAGTTGGCCTCGGGTTCCCTGTTTACCCACCCGGCGGGATCCAAGAAGTGACCATCAACCAGAGCCTTCTAACACCTCTCAACTTGGAAGTCGACCCCACCATCCAGAGGGTGCGTAAAGAGGAGAAGGAGCAAATCAAGACCCTCAACAACCAATTCGCCTCCTTCATTGACAAG GTCCAATTCCTCGAGCAGCAAAATAGGGTGCTGGAAACCAAATGGAGCCTGCTGCAGGAACAGGAACAAAAAACCGTGAAAAACAACATTGAACCCCTCTTTGAAAATTACATTGGTAATCTCAGGAGGCAGCTGAACAACCTGATGAATGAGAGAGGAAGACTTGAAGGGGACCTGAACAACATGCAGAATGTGGTGGAGGATTTCAAGAACAA GTATGAAGATGAAATCAACAGGCGCACAACTGCCGAGAATGACTTTGTGACACTCAAGAAG GATGTGGACAGTGCCTACATGAACAAGGTGGAGCTGGATGCCAAGGTGGACTCCCTGACTGATGAGATCAATTTCCTCAGAGCCCTGTACGAAATG GAACTGGCTCAGATGCAGCAGCAGGTCTCCAACACCTCCGTCATTCTGTCTATGGACAACAACCGAGACCTGGACCTGGATGGCATCATTGCTGAAGTCAAAGCGCAGTACGAGGAGATTGCTAACAGGAGCCGAGCTGAGGCTGAATCTTGGTACCAAACGAAG TATGAAGAGCTGCAGGTTACTGCTGGCAGACACGGGGATGACCTCCGCAACACCAAGCATGAAATCTCAGAGCTGAACCGAGTCATCCAGAGACTGAGGAATGAAATTGACAATGTGAAAAGACAG TGCGCCAACCTGCAAGCAGCCATTGCTGAGGTGGAGGAGCGCGGTGAACTGGCCCTCAAGGATGCCAAGGGCAAactggctgagctggaggatgCCCTGCAGAAGGCCAAGGGAGATTTGGCACGTCAGCTGCGGGAGTACCAGGAGCTGATGAATGTCAAGCTGGCCCTGGATATCGAGATCGCCACCTACAGGAAGTTGCTGGAAGGAGAGGAGAGCAG GCTGTGTGGAGAAGGTGTTGGTGCAATGAATATCT CTGTGGTCACCTCAACTGTTGGTGGTGGGTCTGGAAACAGAAGTGGTGTCTGCATTGGAGGTGGAAGTGGTCTCGGCATTGGAGGTGGAAGCGGTCTCGGCATTGGAG ATGGAAGCGGTCTTGGCATGGGAGGTGGGCTCAGTGTTGGAGGAAGCAGCTTCAGCTCTGGAAGCGGAAGAGGCATCGGCGGGTTGAGCCTTGGAGGCGGAAGTGGCTCTAGCGTGAAATTTGTCTCAACTACCTCTTCCACCAGAAGAAGCTACAAAAGCTAA